Proteins found in one Corynebacterium sanguinis genomic segment:
- a CDS encoding ABC transporter permease has translation MSYVDRSAQQMAVPIIFEEANMHPTQELVDPANPTVKSIESGFSIIIMLVFGYLVMAILSALLPHVVGRRSESRTGAGPVLRALAMIFGINLLVMGIFTALSVVLGWRPDNWLSMGAVILLIAASGAAMFQLFRILFGRLVGGLFSIGVFALGLFVFGGVWPLPTIPGPLQFMHNLHPMSYARYAFIRATDGLYDGRYWASLLVLLAVTVLAAIASIIIYNVRRQGVAQALEEDEVVVTTTDRRVGEEPLNPVIR, from the coding sequence GTGTCGTACGTCGACCGCTCCGCACAGCAGATGGCTGTCCCGATCATCTTCGAGGAAGCCAACATGCACCCGACGCAGGAGCTCGTGGACCCGGCTAACCCGACCGTGAAGTCGATCGAAAGCGGCTTCTCCATCATCATCATGCTCGTGTTCGGCTACCTGGTCATGGCGATCCTGTCCGCACTGCTGCCGCACGTCGTTGGTCGCCGCAGTGAGAGCCGCACGGGTGCCGGTCCGGTCCTGCGTGCCCTGGCGATGATCTTCGGCATCAACCTCCTGGTCATGGGCATCTTCACCGCCCTGTCCGTGGTCCTCGGCTGGAGGCCCGACAACTGGCTGTCGATGGGTGCGGTGATCCTCCTCATCGCCGCCAGCGGCGCCGCCATGTTCCAGCTGTTCCGCATCCTGTTCGGCCGCCTGGTTGGTGGACTGTTCTCCATCGGCGTCTTCGCTCTCGGCCTGTTTGTCTTCGGCGGTGTCTGGCCGCTGCCGACCATCCCTGGACCGCTGCAGTTCATGCACAACCTGCACCCGATGAGCTACGCCCGCTACGCGTTCATTCGCGCAACGGATGGGCTTTACGACGGACGTTACTGGGCTTCCCTGCTGGTCCTGCTGGCAGTGACGGTGCTGGCGGCCATCGCGTCCATCATCATCTACAACGTCCGCCGCCAGGGCGTCGCTCAGGCGCTCGAGGAGGACGAAGTGGTTGTCACCACCACCGACCGTCGAGTCGGCGAAGAACCCCTGAACCCAGTCATCCGCTAA